The sequence below is a genomic window from Rhodococcus sp. 4CII.
GCGGGCGCCTCTCCCGACTCGCCGTGTCCGCGGTGATCGTAGAAGACCATGCGAACGTCGTTGCGCCAGAAGCGGACCAGCTGTTCGCGCAGCGCCCACCACGACTCCGTGCGCAGGCAGTGACCGTGAACGAACACCACCGTGGTGGCCGCGTCGGGCGAGCCGAACTCGCGGACCGCGAGCGGGACCCCGTCGTCGGTCCTGACCGTGAGGCGACGGCCTTCGCGCTCGTGTGCAACCGAAGTGTTCGACATGATGGCCTCCTCGGTTTCTTCGCTCGCGGCCTGTGATGCGTTACGTTCTTGCACGTCCTCTACTGTGCCGCTCCTCCGCGGCCCCGGACAGGACCCCCAGTGGTGGCCCGTACACCCTGAGGTGTTGCCGTTCCCACCCCAAGGGTGACTGGACGCGGACACACGGAGAGCTCCCTCGGCGAGGGCGCTCACCCCTCGGAATCGCCACCTCGTGAGTGCCGATTCCGAGGTCTCGTCACGAAGAAACGACCGGTCGGGGCCACTCACCCCCAGGGAAGGCCGGGGCCACCTCCTCCACCGAAGTCGTAGCCTCCGACGTTGGCTCCGCCGGGTCCGGCCTTGACACCGTCCACGGCGATCGGTCCGACGTGGGGGCCGCCGATGTCGACGTTTCCGCCCTGAGCGTTCGGTCCGGGAGCGACGGTGGCGACGGAGGGATCGGACGAGGGGGCATCCGCGTCCGGGGCGGCGGACGCGATGCCTGCGCCGGCAGCGAGAACGAAGCATACTGCCGCGACGGTGGCACCCGTGCGTGTCAGCAGGGTGGAGAATTCGAATGAAACCGGCATGGGAAACCTTTCGCAAAACGGTGGCGCCGGGGAGGCGGGGAGGGCAGTCCGGGTGCCGAGGGGCCGGCACCCGCAGGTGACGGCCCCTCGGCACTGTTCAGTGAGATCGAGCGATCACGACTCGGTCACCAGCAGATGACGAACCCGCAGTTCTGGGTGTTGTCCGTGGTGGTCGTGTCGCCCGCACCCGCGCCTCCGTTGGCGTTGCCGCCGTTGGCGTCACCGGCGTTGCCGCCGTTGGCATCTCCGGCGGCGCCGCCGTTGCCGCCGTTGCCACCGTTGCCGGCGTTCTGGGGCCCGGTCGTGGTGCCTGGACTGCCGATGACCGGCCCGCCGAGAACGACGTTGCCACCGGCGCCGTTGCCTCCGGCGCCTCCGGCGCCGCCCTGCGAGGTGCCACCGTTACCGCCCTGAGAGGTCCCGCCCGGGGCGGTGCCGCCGTTGCCGCCGGGATCTGCAGAGGCGATTCCCGCTCCCGCGGTGAGTGCGAATCCCGCGATCGCCAGAGCGGAAAGGGTGCGCTTGAGGGTGTGTGCCATGTGTGAATCTCCCTGTGTGGGTGGGGGTTTTGCTTGCCACATAAGAATGCGGTCTCCGCACCCACCGAAACAGGTACCCCAGGGGGAGCAACCGGCACCCCGAGGGATGCCCCCTCCCCACCCTGAAGAACCCTCGCTACGGCCGCATCTCGTACGCGCCGTCATAGGCTTCCGCCTGCGCCCACACCCGCGTGAATCGCTCGGCGTCGACCACCGGGCGGCGTATCGCGCCGAGCGCCCACTTCTGCTGCGCCTCGGTGGCAGACGATTTGCCGTGCAGCGCAACGGCGTAGCCGGAGAAGTCGCGGATCTGGAAGTCGAAGATCTGATCGATCAGATCGCGGTCGATGCCGGCGATCGCGGCCTGCTCGAGGATCAGGTGCCCGTAGACGACGAGAGAGAACAGGTGCCCGAGGTCGAGCAGGAAGTCGAGGTCCTTCTGCTGGCCCGCGTCGGGCGGAGCGGTGGTGAGCAGTTCCCGGAGGGCGGTCGCCTGTTCGTGGAACCGGGCCACGTTGGGGACGTCCGAGTGCGCCTCGTAAGTCGTCGTCCAGTCGTGGAACCGGATCTTGCCCGCACCGCGGGTCGGGCCCTGAGCCCAGAAGAAGGCGTCGTCGGCGGAGTCGAGCCGGGGGCCGATCTCCGGGTACTCCGCCGGATTCAGCAGGTAGTTCGGCATGAACTTGAGGATGAGGCCGACGTTGACGTGCACCGTGCCCTCGAGCTTGGGCAGGGTGCCGATCAGCTGGGCGGCCTCCCGGAAGTAAGTGTTCTTCTCGTACCCCTTCGCCGCGATCACGTCGTGCAGCAGCGCGATCACCTTCTCCCCCTCCGAGGTGACCTTCGCCTTCGTCATCGGATTGAACAGGAGGTACCGGCGGTCGTCGAGACTCGCGCTGCGGAAGTAGTCGACGGAGCGTGCGCTGAACAACTTCATCGCGATCAGCCGGCTGTAGGCGTCGACGAAGTTCCCCCGCACGTGCGCGAAGTCGGTGACAGGGTTGCCGTACAGAATCCTGTTGTGCGCGTGGGTGATCGCCTCGTAGAAGGCGTGTTCGGAGATGCCGATGGAGCCGGTGCACAGGTTGAACTTGCCGACGTTCACCGTGTTCAGTGCCGCCTCGAACGCCGCGACCCCGGTATGGAGGATGTCCTCCTCCCGCACCGGGTAGTCGTCGAGCCGGAACGTACTGACGTACATCTGGCCGTGCACCACGTTGCCCCGCAGGTGGTATGCGGGATGGCGACTGTCCGCGACGAAGAAGACGTACCCGTCGCTCCCGTCGACGTCGGTGCGCCGACCGAACACCGACACCATGCCCGCGACGTTGCCGTTGCCGATGTAGTACTTGTCACCGGTCGCGGTGAACGCGAGATCCGGGTCGCCCTCGGCAGGTGTCAGCAGCATGTCCGTCGAATAGACGTCCGCGCCGTGCTCCTTCTCCGACAGACCGAAGGCGAGCACCCCGCCGTCGTCCAGGAGCCGTGCAGCGCGGTCCTTCGCGGCGCGGTTCTCGCTCATCCAGATGGGGCCGAGACCCAGGATGGTGACCTGCCACGCGTACCAGTACGCCAGACCGTAGAACCCGAAGATCTCGCTGAGGGCGGCGTTGCGCGCGGCGTCCCAGCGCTTGTCCGGATTGCCGCCCGCGAGTTCGGCAGGGGTGAGGAACGTGGCGAACAGTTTCTCGCGTGCGACGAACTCGAGGAAGTCGTCGGGCCAGACGGCGGCCAGATCGTCCTCGAGCAGCTGCTTCTTACCCCGCGCCTCGAACCAGTCGATCAGCGCCCGCAGCAGTCTGCGCGTCTCCG
It includes:
- a CDS encoding acyl-CoA dehydrogenase family protein encodes the protein MANSLLFDPTSYDPEHFDPETRRLLRALIDWFEARGKKQLLEDDLAAVWPDDFLEFVAREKLFATFLTPAELAGGNPDKRWDAARNAALSEIFGFYGLAYWYAWQVTILGLGPIWMSENRAAKDRAARLLDDGGVLAFGLSEKEHGADVYSTDMLLTPAEGDPDLAFTATGDKYYIGNGNVAGMVSVFGRRTDVDGSDGYVFFVADSRHPAYHLRGNVVHGQMYVSTFRLDDYPVREEDILHTGVAAFEAALNTVNVGKFNLCTGSIGISEHAFYEAITHAHNRILYGNPVTDFAHVRGNFVDAYSRLIAMKLFSARSVDYFRSASLDDRRYLLFNPMTKAKVTSEGEKVIALLHDVIAAKGYEKNTYFREAAQLIGTLPKLEGTVHVNVGLILKFMPNYLLNPAEYPEIGPRLDSADDAFFWAQGPTRGAGKIRFHDWTTTYEAHSDVPNVARFHEQATALRELLTTAPPDAGQQKDLDFLLDLGHLFSLVVYGHLILEQAAIAGIDRDLIDQIFDFQIRDFSGYAVALHGKSSATEAQQKWALGAIRRPVVDAERFTRVWAQAEAYDGAYEMRP